A genomic window from Quercus lobata isolate SW786 chromosome 10, ValleyOak3.0 Primary Assembly, whole genome shotgun sequence includes:
- the LOC115962919 gene encoding 2-alkenal reductase (NADP(+)-dependent)-like has protein sequence MASGVDDEQVRNKQVILKNYVSGFPKESDMCVSTNGTIRLKVPEGSNGVVVKNLYLSCDPYIRNLMKKPITENDDMESIDNLKPGLPIIGFGVAKVLDSGHPSFKKGDLVWGNTKWEEYSLITNSQFLFKIQHTNVPLSYYTGILGMPGLTAYVGFYEVCSPKRGENVFISAGSGAVGQHVGQFAKLLGCYVVGSAGSKEKVDLLKNKFKFDEAFNYKEESDLDATLKRYFPEGIDIYFENVGGKMLDAVLLNMRAHGRIAGCGMISQYNLDKPEGVHNLMHLIYKRVRIEGFVVTYYFHLYPKFLEFILPHIAEGKIVYVEDIAEGLESGPSALIGLFSGLNVGKQVVFVARE, from the exons ATGGCAAGTGGTGTTGATGATGAGCAAGTGAGAAACAAGCAAGTGATCCTAAAGAACTACGTGTCTGGTTTCCCTAAAGAATCAGACATGTGCGTGAGTACCAATGGTACCATAAGATTGAAGGTCCCAGAAGGTTCAAATGGGGTTGTGGTGAAGAATCTCTACCTGTCATGTGATCCCTACATCCGGAACCTTATGAAGAAGCCCATTACAGAAAATGATGACATGGAATCCATTGACAACTTGAAGCCCGGTTTG CCCATTATTGGATTTGGCGTGGCTAAAGTTTTGGATTCTGGGCATCCAAGTTTCAAGAAAGGCGACTTAGTTTGGGGAAATACTAAATGGGAAGAATAtagtttgattacaaattctCAATTCttatttaaaatccaacacACTAACGTGCCTCTCTCCTATTATACTGGCATTCTTG GTATGCCTGGTTTAACTGCATATGTTGGGTTTTATGAGGTATGCTCTCCTAAAAGAGGAGAAAATGTCTTCATTTCTGCAGGCTCTGGGGCAGTTGGTCAGCATGTTGGGCAGTTTGCAAAGCTGTTAGGTTGCTATGTTGTTGGAAGTGCTGGAAGCAAAGAAAAG GTTGATTTGCTGAAGAATAAATTCAAGTTTGACGAGGCTTTCAACTATAAAGAAGAGTCTGACTTGGATGCCACTTTAAAGAG GTACTTTCCGGAAGGAATTGACATTTACTTTGAGAATGTTGGGGGAAAGATGCTTGATGCAGTGCTACTCAACATGAGAGCCCATGGTCGCATTGCTGGTTGTGGCATGATCTCACAGTACAACCTTGACAAGCCTGAAGGAGTGCACAATTTAATGCATCTGATATACAAACGGGTTCGAATAGAAGGATTTGTTGTTACTTATTACTTTCACCTCTACCCAAAGTTTCTGGAGTTTATTCTGCCTCACATTGCTGAAGGGAAGATTGTGTATGTGGAAGACATAGCTGAAGGCCTCGAGAGTGGCCCATCAGCACTTATTGGGCTATTTTCTGGCCTCAATGTTGGTAAACAGGTAGTTTTCGTTGCTCGGGAATGA
- the LOC115962921 gene encoding 2-alkenal reductase (NADP(+)-dependent)-like, which produces MVSGCENEQVSNKQVILKNYVTGSPKESDMYVSTNGTIKLKVPEGSNGILVKNLYLSCDPYLLHLNNMKNYGASNTDSKPPVTPLLGYGVAKVLDSEHPNFKKGDLVWGITKWEEYSLITDLQKMFKIQHTNVPLSYYTGILGMPGITAYTGFYEICSPTKGDHVFISAASGAVGQLVGQLAKLLGCYVVGSAGSKEKVDLLKNKLKFDEAFNYKEEPDLDAALKRYFPEGIDIYFDNVGGKMLDAVLLNMRPHGRIAVCGMISQYNLDKPEGVHNLMHLILKQVQMKGFVVSSYYHLFPKFLDLVLPHIAEGKIVYVEDIVEGLELGPAAFVGLFSGRNVGKQVVLVSKE; this is translated from the exons atggtaagtgGTTGTGAAAATGAGCAAGTGAGCAACAAGCAAGTGATCTTAAAGAACTATGTGACCGGTTCTCCAAAAGAATCAGACATGTACGTGAGTACTAATGGTACCATAAAGTTGAAAGTCCCAGAGGGTTCCAATGGGATATTGGTGAAGAACCTCTACTTGTCCTGCGATCCCTACTTGCTTCACCTTAACAATATGAAGAATTACGGTGCCAGTAACACCGACTCGAAGCCCCCCGTTACG CCCCTTCTTGGATATGGCGTGGCTAAAGTTTTGGATTCTGAGCATCCAAATTTCAAGAAAGGTGACTTAGTTTGGGGAATAACTAAATGGGAGGAATATAGTTTAATTACAGATCTTCAGAAAATGTTTAAAATCCAGCACACTAATGTGCCACTGTCCTACTATACTGGCATTCTTG GTATGCCTGGTATAACTGCTTATACTGGCTTTTATGAGATTTGCTCTCCTACGAAAGGAGACCATGTCTTCATTTCAGCAGCTTCTGGGGCAGTTGGTCAGCTTGTTGGACAGCTTGCAAAGCTATTAGGTTGCTATGTTGTTGGAAGTGCTGGTAGCAAAGAAAAG GTCGATTTGCTGAAGAACAAATTGAAGTTTGATGAGGCTTTCAACTATAAAGAAGAGCCTGACTTGGATGCAGCTTTGAAAAG GTACTTTCCTGAAGGTATTGATATTTACTTTGACAATGTTGGGGGAAAGATGCTTGATGCGGTGCTACTCAACATGAGGCCCCATGGCCGCATTGCTGTTTGTGGCATGATCTCACAATACAACCTCGACAAGCCAGAAGGCGTGCACAATTTAATGCACCTGATTCTAAAACAGGTTCAAATGAAAGGATTTGTGGTTTCTAGTTACTATCACCTCTTTCCCAAGTTTCTGGACTTGGTTCTACCTCACATTGCTGAAGGGAAGATTGTATATGTGGAAGACATAGTTGAAGGCCTTGAACTTGGCCCAGCAGCATTTGTTGGGCTATTTTCTGGCCGCAATGTTGGTAAACAGGTAGTTTTAGTTTCTAAAGAATGA